A portion of the Algisphaera agarilytica genome contains these proteins:
- a CDS encoding SET domain-containing protein, translated as MFKVQPSGIHGQGLFADRFIPADTVIGQLEGSYTTQDGAYVLWITEEQGFRVENELRFINHDNEPNAAYFDDLTVMSLCDIQPGEEITHNYMGDDEVEEVEEDSDWHDCEDTADTSGALQEVAQASD; from the coding sequence ATGTTCAAAGTTCAACCCAGCGGCATCCATGGCCAAGGCCTGTTTGCCGACCGCTTTATCCCTGCCGACACCGTCATCGGACAACTCGAAGGTTCCTACACCACGCAGGACGGCGCGTACGTGCTCTGGATCACCGAAGAGCAGGGCTTCCGCGTCGAGAACGAGTTGCGGTTCATCAACCACGACAACGAGCCGAACGCGGCGTACTTCGACGACCTGACGGTCATGTCGTTGTGCGACATCCAGCCCGGCGAAGAAATCACCCACAACTACATGGGCGATGACGAAGTCGAAGAGGTGGAAGAAGACAGCGATTGGCACGACTGCGAAGACACGGCGGACACCTCGGGTGCCCTGCAAGAGGTTGCGCAGGCTTCCGACTGA
- a CDS encoding aldo/keto reductase yields the protein MQQTTLGQTELSVSELGFGAAPIGMLDTEIEQVGRVINYLLDHGVNFIDTGSCYRGSEEAIGQTVGHRRDDYVLLSKCGHASGFEGEDFTPEVITANIDRSLERMKTDHLDICLLHSCGQDVLEKGEAMGALVEAREAGKVRFAGYSGDNAAAAYAAGLPDVAVIETSINICDQVNLDTVLPACRKRDVGVIAKRPIANAAWKSLDSQPGMYQNYASEYHRRFNLMSVTPNDLGYHGHPEVEWPEIALKFTLAHEGVHTAIPGTTSTVNAEHNVEAVNKNPLREEVVNKLKAAFAKARDIDPDGDWSGRT from the coding sequence ATGCAACAGACCACACTGGGTCAAACCGAACTCTCCGTAAGCGAACTCGGCTTCGGCGCAGCGCCCATCGGCATGCTCGACACCGAGATCGAACAGGTCGGCCGCGTCATCAACTACCTGCTGGACCACGGCGTCAATTTCATCGACACCGGTTCGTGCTACCGCGGCTCGGAAGAGGCCATCGGCCAGACCGTCGGCCACCGCCGCGACGACTACGTGCTGCTGAGCAAGTGCGGCCACGCCTCGGGCTTCGAGGGCGAAGACTTCACCCCCGAGGTCATCACCGCCAACATCGATCGCTCGTTGGAGCGTATGAAGACCGACCACCTGGACATCTGCCTGCTCCACTCCTGTGGCCAGGACGTGCTGGAAAAAGGCGAGGCGATGGGCGCGCTGGTCGAGGCCCGCGAGGCGGGCAAGGTGCGCTTCGCCGGGTACTCCGGGGACAACGCCGCCGCGGCCTACGCCGCCGGGCTGCCCGACGTCGCGGTGATCGAGACCTCGATCAACATCTGCGACCAGGTGAACCTCGACACGGTCCTCCCCGCCTGCCGGAAGCGTGACGTGGGCGTGATCGCCAAGCGGCCGATCGCCAACGCTGCGTGGAAGAGCCTCGACAGCCAGCCGGGCATGTACCAGAACTACGCCTCGGAATACCACCGCCGGTTCAACCTCATGTCGGTCACGCCCAACGACCTGGGCTACCACGGCCACCCCGAAGTCGAGTGGCCCGAGATCGCGCTGAAGTTCACCCTCGCCCACGAAGGCGTCCACACCGCCATCCCCGGCACGACCAGCACCGTCAACGCCGAGCACAACGTCGAAGCAGTCAACAAGAATCCGCTGCGCGAAGAAGTCGTCAACAAGCTCAAAGCCGCCTTCGCCAAGGCGCGCGACATCGACCCCGACGGTGATTGGAGCGGAAGGACTTGA
- a CDS encoding histone deacetylase family protein: MVIPFVYHPDYVTPLPEGHRFPMPKFGILRDLLIDDGVATAEQFHEPVKATREQLELVHASEYVDAFVSGSLDRDAVRRIGLPWSEGLVNRTITAVGGTIRTAELALEHGLACNTAGGTHHAHHDFGSGFCILNDLAVAAREMLRRGLVQQVLIIDLDVHQGDGTAAVFANDARVFTWSVHCEKNFPARKVPSDLDTPLAVGVGDGAYLEVLSATLPEVLERVEPDLVMYDAGVDVHVDDKLGKLELSDAGLLARDRYVLESCRGHGIPVACVIGGGYHADHEVLARRHSTVHRAAAAVLAEEARVRV, translated from the coding sequence ATCGTGATTCCCTTCGTTTACCACCCCGATTACGTGACGCCGTTGCCCGAGGGGCATCGGTTTCCGATGCCGAAGTTCGGGATTCTGCGCGATCTGTTGATTGACGATGGGGTGGCGACGGCCGAGCAGTTTCACGAGCCGGTGAAGGCGACGCGTGAGCAGTTGGAGCTGGTGCATGCGTCCGAGTATGTGGATGCGTTTGTGTCGGGTTCGTTGGACCGTGATGCGGTGCGGCGGATCGGGTTGCCATGGTCGGAAGGGCTAGTGAACCGCACGATCACGGCGGTGGGCGGGACGATCCGCACAGCCGAGTTGGCGCTCGAACACGGCCTGGCCTGCAACACGGCGGGGGGGACGCACCACGCCCACCACGACTTCGGTTCGGGGTTCTGCATCTTAAACGACCTGGCGGTCGCGGCGCGCGAGATGCTGCGACGCGGTTTGGTGCAGCAGGTGCTCATCATTGATCTGGATGTGCATCAGGGCGACGGGACCGCGGCGGTGTTCGCGAATGACGCCAGGGTGTTCACGTGGTCGGTGCACTGCGAGAAAAACTTTCCCGCGCGGAAGGTGCCGTCGGATTTGGACACGCCGTTAGCGGTGGGCGTGGGGGATGGGGCGTATCTCGAGGTCTTGTCGGCCACGCTGCCGGAGGTGTTGGAGCGTGTCGAGCCGGACCTGGTGATGTACGACGCGGGGGTGGATGTGCACGTAGACGACAAGCTCGGCAAACTTGAGCTTTCCGATGCAGGGTTGCTTGCGCGGGACCGCTACGTCTTGGAAAGCTGTCGCGGCCACGGCATCCCGGTGGCGTGCGTGATCGGCGGCGGGTACCACGCCGACCACGAGGTACTCGCCCGACGACACAGCACGGTCCACCGGGCCGCGGCTGCGGTGTTGGCGGAGGAGGCCCGGGTGCGGGTGTGA
- a CDS encoding Gfo/Idh/MocA family protein, whose translation MSDQAMKRVGLVGCGARALDHLASYRGLAGTQVVACCAPSPRRRDPFAAEHGLKAYADPAEMIRAESLDVVHLITGPESRIALMTLVSDLGVPFCVVEKPIAIGVAGWRALCELSEKTSTVFATCHQLRWYDTLCRIRDAAQAGEFGELQSVDFSAGMTLAGQGTHLLHYARSLVGDPLVKRISATAQGWDTSDGYHPAPLGTRAELEFDNGITATWVSGPDAPRCGDPDVVWQHMRIGIRGSRGHAEYQEFARWHIQTESRRAEGDFGGFEHAKVINRAGQQNLYADMLRGESPTGLPETLHEWKVVLALYTSALAGRPIDLDGFVPDDDLIERMQQRSA comes from the coding sequence ATGAGCGATCAGGCGATGAAGCGTGTGGGGTTGGTGGGTTGCGGCGCTCGGGCGTTGGACCACCTCGCGTCGTACCGCGGTTTGGCGGGGACCCAGGTGGTGGCGTGTTGTGCGCCGTCGCCCCGACGGCGTGACCCGTTTGCCGCGGAACACGGGCTCAAGGCCTACGCCGACCCCGCCGAGATGATCCGGGCCGAGTCGCTGGACGTGGTCCACCTCATCACCGGGCCGGAGTCGCGTATCGCGTTGATGACGCTGGTGTCGGACCTCGGCGTGCCGTTCTGTGTCGTCGAAAAACCGATCGCCATCGGCGTCGCGGGTTGGCGGGCGTTGTGCGAGCTGTCTGAGAAAACCTCGACGGTGTTTGCGACCTGCCACCAGCTGCGCTGGTACGACACGCTCTGCCGGATCCGCGACGCGGCACAGGCGGGCGAATTCGGGGAGCTCCAATCGGTCGACTTCTCGGCCGGGATGACCCTGGCGGGGCAGGGCACGCACCTGCTGCACTACGCCCGTTCGCTCGTCGGCGATCCGCTGGTGAAGCGCATCTCGGCCACCGCGCAGGGCTGGGACACCTCCGACGGGTACCACCCCGCGCCGCTGGGCACCCGAGCCGAGCTGGAGTTCGACAACGGGATCACCGCCACGTGGGTCAGCGGGCCGGACGCGCCGCGCTGCGGCGACCCCGACGTGGTCTGGCAGCACATGCGCATCGGCATCCGCGGAAGCCGGGGCCACGCGGAGTACCAGGAGTTCGCCCGCTGGCACATCCAGACCGAATCGCGCCGCGCCGAAGGCGACTTCGGCGGTTTCGAACACGCCAAGGTGATCAACCGTGCCGGGCAGCAGAACCTCTACGCCGACATGCTGCGCGGCGAATCTCCCACTGGCCTGCCCGAGACGCTGCACGAGTGGAAGGTGGTGTTGGCCCTGTACACCAGCGCGCTCGCGGGCCGTCCGATCGATCTGGACGGTTTCGTGCCCGACGACGACCTGATCGAGCGGATGCAGCAGCGGTCGGCCTGA